In Rhododendron vialii isolate Sample 1 chromosome 9a, ASM3025357v1, the following are encoded in one genomic region:
- the LOC131301345 gene encoding GDSL esterase/lipase 7-like produces the protein MLVLLFYVFLYSCGMFWTTCQSQSVPQMYVFGDSIVYIGPSGSHATGMKTGYMPYGLECLFMDKFRFSNGKTIPGYIAAALNVSTPLSMDDLFNIKQLGINYASPSSGILSETGTALGVNYCMEKQVDFFNETVETKLRAKFSPKDKLSKYLSALVYLINIGTSDYIHNYLQPDHYNSSRQYNGEDFAELLTKKLENNLKDLYNIGARKMIVFQIGPLGCYPYIINKFKPRSRCADDINKLVSIFNDKLNGMLKELSEKLDGSSFVTVKTFDLIKRLILSPADYGLAETRWPCCVTQANGTGLCDRGPKYFGSDVPRDVARISNALSMEKEYMCRDITSPRLNLSYSQIGKPVKYICQERDYYLFFDELHLTQAAYKLIVNKCLNSTSEGICSPYGIYHLAEI, from the exons ATGTTAGTTCTCTTGTTCTATGTTTTCTTGTATTCTTGTGGAATGTTTTGGACGACCTGCCAATCGCAAAGCGTCCCACAAATGTACGTATTTGGAGATTCAATTGTATATATTGGCCCCAGCGGTTCTCATGCAACTGGCATGAAAACAGGATACATGCCTTATGGCCTGGAGTGCCTTTTTATGGACAAATTCAGATTCAGCAACGGAAAGACAATCCCAGGGTACATAG CTGCAGCGCTCAATGTATCCACTCCACTGTCAATGGACGATCTTTTCAACATAAAGCAACTCGGAATTAATTATGCATCTCCATCATCTGGCATTCTTTCGGAGACAGGAACAGCATTG GGAGTTAACTATTGCATGGAGAAGCAAGTTGACTTTTTCAATGAAACTGTGGAGACAAAGTTGCGGGCCAAATTTTCACCCAAGGACAAACTCTCAAAATACTTATCGGCTTTGGTTTATCTGATTAATATAGGCACAAGCGACTATATTCACAACTATCTCCAGCCTGATCATTATAACAGTAGCCGCCAATACAACGGCGAAGATTTTGCTGAACTCCTTACAAAGAAACTCGAAAACAATTTAAAG GATCTGTACAACATTGGCGCGAGAAAGATGATAGTTTTTCAAATTGGCCCGCTTGGTTGCTATCCATACATAATAAACAAGTTCAAGCCAAGAAGTAGATGTGCTGACGACATAAACAAGTTGGTGTCTATTTTCAATGACAAGCTTAACGGCATGCTCAAAGAATTGAGCGAGAAACTTGACGGATCATCATTCGTGACTGTAAAAACTTTCGATCTCATAAAGAGGTTGATTCTAAGTCCTGCTGATTATG GATTGGCAGAAACGAGGTGGCCATGTTGTGTAACTCAGGCGAATGGAACCGGGCTATGTGACAGAGGACCTAAGTACTTTGGATCGGATGTGCCTCGCGATGTGGCTCGAATTTCTAATGCATTGTCAATGGAAAAAGAGTATATGTGTAGGGATATCACGTCCCCTAGATTGAATTTGAGTTACTCGCAAATCGGAAAACCGGTGAAGTATATATGCCAGGAGAGGGATTATTATCTTTTCTTTGACGAGCTTCACCTGACTCAAGCCGCTTACAAACTTATAGTGAACAAATGCCTAAATAGTACCTCAGAAGGCATTTGCTCTCCATACGGCATCTATCATCTGGCAGAGATTTAA